One part of the Streptomyces sp. AM 2-1-1 genome encodes these proteins:
- a CDS encoding MFS transporter yields MTAPTVEPVKPAEPVPTVPLSPVSPTARAVRTASPAAPHPARALTGAGLAVLLLAYLPVNMTFGSVNLLEPAITADLGVTVSGGQLVLSAYTTAFAATLVVAGRLGDRFGRRRLLAAGVGAFGVASVLAALAPDLVALVALRAVLGVAAGLFTPQVLSTIQSTAPERLRVLGVTLFAAVGGIATVTGQLLAGAVSQSAGDHWGWRLVQMVTGAIGAVALLALRTVPESRSAAPLSLDLRGAALLGTGLLLVVVPLTLGTSAGGPAPVLAMLAAGGAVLAVFARSQRAAERRDELPVVPPSVLRAPAVRQGLIMTLLFFTGYGAFLYEFSALSQGAFGVDAWGAVVLLLGFGAAFVVTAVALPAIERRTGRWTMTGAAVGQAAVLLVLALAVSGAHGDTPSALQPLLILLGVSQALMYGPVLRTVLSRTPTWAAGVAGGLFTTLQQLGLGLGVALLGGLFHAVSTASADGPGAGLPHGFAVAVAVQAALALAFAFLASRIARAGAPVTA; encoded by the coding sequence ATGACCGCGCCGACCGTAGAGCCCGTAAAGCCCGCAGAGCCCGTCCCGACCGTTCCCCTCTCCCCCGTCTCCCCCACCGCGCGTGCCGTCCGTACCGCGTCCCCCGCGGCGCCGCACCCGGCGCGCGCCCTCACCGGCGCGGGCCTCGCCGTCCTGCTCCTCGCCTACCTGCCCGTAAACATGACGTTCGGGTCGGTCAACCTGCTCGAACCCGCGATCACCGCGGACCTGGGCGTGACGGTGTCGGGCGGGCAGCTCGTCCTCTCCGCGTACACCACGGCGTTCGCCGCGACCCTCGTCGTCGCGGGGCGTCTGGGCGACCGGTTCGGGCGGCGCCGGCTGCTCGCGGCCGGGGTCGGCGCGTTCGGTGTGGCCTCCGTGCTCGCGGCACTCGCGCCGGACCTGGTCGCGCTCGTCGCGCTGCGCGCCGTCCTGGGCGTCGCCGCTGGGCTGTTCACCCCGCAGGTGCTCTCCACCATCCAGTCCACGGCTCCCGAGAGACTGCGGGTGCTGGGGGTCACCCTGTTCGCCGCCGTCGGCGGGATCGCGACCGTGACCGGTCAACTCCTGGCGGGCGCCGTGTCGCAGAGCGCCGGCGACCACTGGGGGTGGCGGCTCGTCCAGATGGTCACCGGGGCGATCGGGGCGGTCGCCCTCCTCGCCCTGCGCACCGTGCCCGAGTCGCGTTCGGCGGCGCCGCTCTCCCTCGATCTGCGCGGGGCCGCGCTCCTCGGCACGGGGCTGCTCCTCGTCGTGGTGCCCCTGACGCTCGGCACCTCCGCGGGCGGGCCGGCCCCGGTCCTCGCGATGCTGGCCGCGGGCGGTGCGGTGCTCGCCGTCTTCGCCCGCTCGCAACGCGCCGCGGAACGCCGTGACGAGCTGCCCGTGGTGCCGCCGAGCGTGCTGCGCGCCCCGGCCGTGCGGCAGGGCCTGATCATGACGCTGCTCTTCTTCACCGGATACGGGGCTTTCCTGTACGAGTTCTCGGCGCTCTCCCAGGGGGCGTTCGGCGTGGACGCCTGGGGTGCGGTGGTGTTGCTTCTCGGCTTCGGCGCGGCGTTCGTCGTCACCGCCGTCGCCCTGCCGGCGATCGAACGCCGCACCGGCCGCTGGACGATGACGGGCGCGGCCGTCGGCCAGGCAGCCGTCCTCCTGGTCCTCGCCCTCGCCGTGAGCGGCGCCCACGGGGACACCCCGTCGGCCCTGCAGCCGCTCCTGATCCTGCTCGGTGTCAGCCAGGCCCTGATGTACGGGCCGGTCCTCCGCACGGTCCTGTCCCGCACCCCGACCTGGGCGGCGGGTGTGGCCGGTGGACTCTTCACCACCTTGCAGCAGTTGGGCCTCGGCCTGGGTGTGGCGCTCCTGGGCGGCCTCTTCCACGCCGTCTCGACCGCGTCGGCGGACGGTCCCGGCGCCGGGCTGCCGCACGGTTTCGCCGTCGCGGTGGCCGTCCAGGCCGCGCTGGCCCTCGCCTTCGCCTTCCTGGCCTCCCGCATCGCCCGCGCCGGTGCGCCCGTGACGGCCTGA
- a CDS encoding carbon-nitrogen hydrolase family protein translates to MTARIAPAAPPRSYPVPSGRLRVAAAQARAVAGDVVANTATAAALVREAAGAGARVVVLPEKFLSGYEPGLVRAEPLRCAVQPGDPRLAPLTDACRETGTVAVVGAAFHEAGEVYVSALVVGADGELVTRYDKQHLFSSEREVYRPGTAGCTLEVDGWRLGIGICYDSGFPEHARAAALDGCHAYLVGALFSVGNGHHESRTWFPARALDNTVYTVLANHIGTTGGWNTCGGSAVWGPDGRLLTEAGPDRPEVVTADLDPAALTAARTAETMLSDLGRVVAGERARFVLGAGRS, encoded by the coding sequence GTGACCGCACGCATCGCCCCCGCCGCCCCGCCCCGTTCGTACCCCGTCCCGTCGGGCCGGCTCCGGGTGGCCGCCGCGCAGGCGCGGGCCGTCGCCGGTGACGTCGTGGCCAACACCGCCACCGCCGCCGCCCTGGTCCGCGAGGCCGCGGGGGCCGGGGCACGGGTGGTGGTCCTCCCGGAGAAGTTCCTCAGCGGGTACGAGCCCGGCCTCGTACGCGCCGAACCGCTGCGGTGCGCCGTGCAGCCGGGCGACCCGCGCCTCGCCCCCCTCACCGACGCCTGCCGGGAGACCGGCACGGTCGCCGTCGTCGGCGCCGCGTTCCACGAGGCGGGGGAGGTGTACGTCTCCGCCCTCGTCGTCGGCGCGGACGGCGAGCTGGTCACCCGCTACGACAAGCAGCACCTCTTCTCGAGCGAGCGTGAGGTGTACCGGCCGGGCACCGCCGGGTGCACCCTGGAGGTCGACGGCTGGCGGCTCGGTATCGGCATCTGCTACGACTCCGGCTTCCCCGAGCACGCCCGCGCGGCGGCTCTGGACGGCTGTCACGCGTACCTCGTCGGGGCCCTCTTCAGCGTCGGGAACGGCCACCACGAGTCCCGTACGTGGTTCCCCGCCCGCGCACTCGACAACACCGTCTACACGGTCCTCGCCAACCACATCGGTACCACCGGTGGCTGGAACACCTGCGGGGGCAGCGCCGTGTGGGGGCCGGACGGACGCCTGCTGACCGAAGCCGGCCCGGACCGCCCCGAGGTGGTCACCGCCGACCTCGACCCGGCCGCCCTGACCGCCGCCCGCACGGCGGAGACGATGCTGAGCGACCTGGGCCGGGTCGTCGCGGGGGAGCGGGCGCGGTTCGTGCTGGGGGCCGGGCGGTCCTGA
- a CDS encoding alpha/beta hydrolase, with protein MDIRHRNNVTVTGRADGPVLLLAHGFGCDQNMWRLVVPTLAENYRVVLFDYVGSGRATPSAWDERRYSSLDGYAQDVLDVVEELDLTEVTFVGHSVSAMVGVLAAAKAPERFSRLVMVAPSPRYIDEDGYRGGFSAEDIDELLESLESNYLGWSAAMAPVIMGNDDRPELGQELTASFCATDPDMARVFARTTFLSDSRGDLKTVTAPTLILECRQDVIAPREVGAYVRDAIPGSRLVTLEATGHCPQLSAPEATADAIVDFVGAA; from the coding sequence ATGGATATCCGCCACAGGAACAACGTGACCGTCACCGGCCGTGCGGACGGGCCTGTGCTGCTGCTGGCGCACGGGTTCGGCTGCGACCAGAACATGTGGCGCCTGGTCGTGCCGACGCTGGCGGAGAACTACCGGGTGGTGCTCTTCGACTACGTGGGCTCGGGCCGGGCGACCCCGTCGGCGTGGGACGAGCGGCGGTACAGCTCCCTGGACGGCTACGCCCAGGACGTGCTGGACGTGGTCGAGGAGCTGGACCTGACGGAGGTGACGTTCGTGGGGCACTCGGTCAGTGCGATGGTCGGGGTCCTCGCGGCGGCCAAGGCACCGGAGCGCTTCTCCCGGCTGGTGATGGTGGCTCCCTCACCCCGCTACATCGACGAGGACGGCTACCGCGGCGGCTTCAGTGCGGAGGACATCGACGAACTGCTGGAGTCGCTGGAATCCAACTACCTGGGCTGGTCGGCGGCGATGGCCCCGGTCATCATGGGCAACGACGACCGGCCCGAACTCGGTCAGGAGCTGACTGCCTCGTTCTGCGCGACCGACCCGGACATGGCCCGCGTCTTCGCCCGCACGACGTTCCTGTCCGACAGTCGCGGCGACCTCAAGACGGTCACGGCACCGACGCTGATCCTGGAGTGCCGGCAGGACGTGATCGCCCCCCGCGAGGTCGGCGCCTACGTCCGCGACGCGATCCCCGGCAGCCGGCTGGTCACCCTCGAGGCGACGGGGCACTGTCCCCAGCTGAGCGCACCGGAGGCCACGGCCGACGCGATCGTCGACTTCGTCGGAGCCGCCTGA
- a CDS encoding helix-turn-helix transcriptional regulator — MTSSTPDRSALGAFLRARRARVTPGEVGLPAGGRRRTPGLRREEVAQLAGVGVTWYTWLEQGRARNASDQVLDAVARVLRLDGAEHRHLMMLAGRGTATEPGPPMDLRPEHTAVLAKLLPYPAAVQTDCYDLVAANRAYRYLFADLDAYPVEERNCAWLMFTEPSWRDSLLDEESVLRDIAARLRARQPEHRDDPRWNALITRLRQESPDFVRLWESYEVKGERSQLRRYVSPRVGALDVQFQSLWLDRARGERIIVMTPTDAATTQRLERLESLVGAAPAWTAFGDSAAGGSAAGA, encoded by the coding sequence GTGACCTCTTCGACGCCCGACCGCAGCGCCCTCGGCGCCTTCCTGCGCGCCCGCCGGGCCCGCGTCACCCCCGGCGAGGTGGGCCTGCCCGCCGGCGGCCGGCGCCGCACCCCCGGTCTGCGGCGCGAGGAGGTCGCGCAGCTCGCCGGGGTCGGGGTCACCTGGTACACGTGGCTCGAACAGGGGCGGGCCAGGAACGCGTCGGACCAGGTACTGGACGCCGTGGCGCGGGTACTGCGCCTGGACGGGGCCGAGCACCGGCACCTCATGATGCTGGCGGGCCGCGGCACGGCCACCGAGCCGGGGCCGCCGATGGACCTGCGCCCCGAGCACACCGCCGTGCTGGCCAAGCTGCTGCCGTACCCGGCCGCCGTGCAGACCGACTGCTACGACCTGGTCGCCGCCAACCGCGCCTACCGTTACCTCTTCGCCGACCTGGACGCGTACCCGGTCGAGGAACGCAACTGCGCGTGGCTGATGTTCACCGAGCCGAGCTGGCGCGACAGCCTCCTCGACGAGGAGTCCGTCCTCCGCGACATCGCCGCGAGGCTCCGCGCCCGCCAGCCGGAACACCGTGACGACCCGCGCTGGAACGCGCTGATCACCCGGTTGCGCCAGGAGTCGCCGGACTTCGTCCGGCTCTGGGAGTCGTACGAAGTCAAGGGCGAGCGATCCCAGTTGCGGCGCTATGTGTCGCCGCGCGTCGGCGCCCTCGACGTCCAGTTCCAGAGCCTGTGGCTGGACCGGGCGCGGGGCGAGCGGATCATCGTCATGACGCCCACCGACGCCGCCACCACCCAGCGCCTGGAGCGCCTCGAATCGCTGGTCGGCGCGGCCCCGGCGTGGACCGCCTTCGGCGACAGCGCCGCCGGCGGTTCGGCCGCCGGGGCCTGA
- a CDS encoding STAS domain-containing protein encodes MSPLTITTRAAATGPVLGIIGDLDYATAPGLRDALDGLSLTTGQLLVLDLAGLEFCDSSGISALLSARIQAVGQGARISLVSVPANTARVLGILGLDQVFAIDLGAGQAARHDPLTG; translated from the coding sequence ATGAGCCCACTGACGATCACCACCCGCGCCGCAGCCACCGGCCCCGTACTGGGGATCATCGGTGATCTCGACTACGCGACCGCGCCCGGACTTCGCGATGCCCTGGACGGCCTCAGTCTCACCACGGGACAACTGCTGGTCCTGGACCTGGCCGGTCTGGAGTTCTGTGACTCCAGCGGGATCAGCGCTCTGCTGTCCGCCAGGATCCAGGCCGTCGGACAAGGCGCTCGCATCTCCCTGGTCTCGGTGCCCGCCAACACCGCCCGCGTCCTGGGCATCCTGGGCCTGGACCAGGTCTTCGCCATCGACCTGGGCGCCGGGCAGGCTGCCCGGCACGATCCCCTCACGGGCTGA
- a CDS encoding SpoIIE family protein phosphatase produces the protein MCRTGQSPDPGQSPDPGGEQDVDTTNTVFTSLLEDSAEELYEQAPCGYLSTLMDGTIAKINHTLLSWLGLERSRVVGRMRFTDLLTVGGKLYHETHFAPLLQMKGEVSGVAMDIKAASGRRMPVLVTSRVKTSDAGEPLLIRTTVFDASERRAYETELLRGRQAAEEARRQAEEARRQAEEARRQAEADRVRLQQAFAVLQQSLLPSQLPEIPGLEAGSYYHTASPDLLGGDFYDLFPLGSDRWAFFLGDVCGKGPQAAAVTSLARYTLRAAALHDADPVSALTTLNTVLYERYSSGEGRFCTAVFGTLEPHDGHVEVHLASGGHPSALIRRADGSADYLHTPGGMLVGVLPRATFTAARTRLLPGDTLLLYTDGLTEARIGPDRRLYGDEALRAFAAAQPAQGPKSLITALGGLLASFGDGLDDDTALLALGVPAPPHTRVSDELT, from the coding sequence ATGTGCCGCACCGGCCAGTCCCCGGATCCGGGCCAGTCCCCGGATCCGGGTGGGGAGCAGGACGTGGACACCACGAACACGGTGTTCACCTCGCTGCTGGAGGACAGTGCCGAGGAGCTCTACGAGCAGGCCCCGTGCGGTTACCTGTCGACGCTGATGGACGGCACCATCGCGAAGATCAACCACACCCTGCTGAGCTGGCTCGGTCTGGAGCGGTCCCGGGTGGTGGGGCGGATGCGGTTCACCGACCTGCTGACCGTGGGCGGCAAGCTGTACCACGAGACGCACTTCGCGCCGCTGCTGCAGATGAAGGGCGAGGTCAGCGGCGTTGCCATGGACATAAAGGCAGCCTCCGGCCGACGGATGCCGGTGCTGGTGACCTCGCGGGTGAAGACCAGCGACGCCGGCGAGCCGCTGCTGATCCGCACCACCGTCTTCGACGCCAGCGAACGCCGCGCCTACGAAACCGAGTTGCTGCGCGGGCGCCAGGCGGCCGAGGAAGCCCGGCGGCAGGCCGAGGAAGCCCGGCGGCAGGCCGAGGAAGCCCGGCGGCAGGCCGAGGCCGACCGCGTCCGGCTCCAGCAGGCGTTCGCCGTCCTCCAGCAGAGCCTGCTGCCCTCCCAGCTGCCCGAGATCCCGGGTCTGGAAGCCGGTTCCTACTACCACACGGCCTCCCCGGACCTGCTGGGCGGAGACTTCTACGACCTCTTCCCCCTGGGCTCCGACCGGTGGGCGTTCTTCCTCGGCGACGTGTGCGGCAAAGGCCCCCAGGCCGCCGCGGTCACCTCGCTGGCCCGCTACACCCTGCGCGCCGCCGCCCTGCACGACGCCGACCCCGTCTCCGCGCTCACCACGTTGAACACGGTGCTGTACGAGCGGTACTCCAGCGGCGAAGGGCGTTTCTGCACCGCCGTGTTCGGCACCCTCGAACCCCACGACGGCCACGTCGAGGTGCACCTGGCCTCGGGCGGCCACCCCTCCGCGCTGATCCGGCGCGCCGACGGCAGCGCCGACTACCTCCACACCCCCGGCGGGATGCTCGTCGGCGTCCTGCCCCGGGCGACGTTCACCGCCGCCCGCACCCGACTGCTCCCCGGTGACACCCTGCTCCTGTACACCGACGGCCTGACCGAGGCCCGCATCGGACCGGACCGCCGGCTGTACGGCGACGAAGCCCTGCGCGCTTTCGCCGCCGCCCAGCCCGCACAGGGCCCGAAATCCCTGATCACCGCCCTGGGCGGGCTGCTCGCCTCCTTCGGCGACGGTCTCGACGACGACACAGCACTCCTCGCCCTCGGCGTGCCCGCCCCGCCCCACACCCGCGTGAGTGACGAACTGACATGA
- a CDS encoding MerR family transcriptional regulator — MRIGELARRTGVSERSLRYYEQRGLLASDRTPGGHREYSDGAVDRVIRIQEFYAAGLCSSKIYELLPCVRDSDGGPSAVATPRLVSDLGAERDRIDRRIGELLRSRDVLDEVITTAKGQSPAPEGGNAVT; from the coding sequence GTGCGGATCGGTGAGCTGGCCCGGCGTACGGGCGTGAGCGAGCGTTCCCTGCGCTATTACGAGCAACGGGGTCTGCTGGCCTCGGACCGTACGCCCGGCGGTCACCGCGAGTACTCCGACGGCGCGGTCGACCGGGTCATCCGCATCCAGGAGTTCTACGCGGCCGGGCTGTGCAGCTCGAAGATCTACGAACTTCTGCCCTGTGTGCGGGACTCGGACGGTGGACCGTCCGCCGTCGCCACGCCCCGGCTCGTCAGCGACCTCGGTGCCGAACGCGACCGGATCGACCGCAGGATCGGCGAACTGCTGCGCTCCCGCGACGTCCTGGACGAGGTGATCACCACGGCGAAGGGGCAGTCACCGGCGCCGGAGGGCGGGAACGCCGTCACGTGA
- a CDS encoding DinB family protein produces MDNELKRPPFQADERTSLVGWLDLQRQILRWKCEGLSDEDARRPVVPTSPAMTMAGLVSHMRWTEHTWLEVLFLGGDEKENPAFHESVEDADWVTDGRTLSELLAEYEAQCARSNEIVAAASLDDVGRHPGFRSSGANLRWMLTHLIEETGRHAGHADIVRELLDGSKGYY; encoded by the coding sequence ATGGACAACGAATTGAAGCGCCCCCCGTTCCAGGCGGACGAACGCACCTCACTGGTGGGCTGGTTGGACCTGCAACGCCAGATCCTGCGCTGGAAGTGCGAAGGACTGAGCGACGAGGACGCGCGCCGTCCGGTCGTCCCGACCTCACCGGCGATGACGATGGCCGGCCTCGTCTCCCACATGCGCTGGACCGAGCACACATGGCTGGAGGTGCTGTTCCTCGGCGGCGACGAGAAGGAGAACCCGGCGTTCCACGAGTCGGTCGAGGACGCCGACTGGGTCACCGACGGCCGCACTCTCTCCGAGCTCCTCGCGGAGTACGAGGCCCAGTGCGCGCGCAGCAACGAGATCGTCGCGGCGGCCTCCCTGGACGACGTCGGCCGGCACCCCGGCTTCCGCTCCTCGGGCGCCAACCTCCGCTGGATGCTGACCCACCTCATCGAGGAGACGGGGCGGCACGCGGGGCACGCGGACATCGTCCGGGAGCTGCTCGACGGCTCCAAGGGCTACTACTGA
- a CDS encoding alkene reductase gives MTNAPVSASAKASVFDPAALGPLRLPNRLVMAPLTRNRATADGVPTPLMVTYYAQRATAGLIIAEASTPNAVGQTYPNITAIHRPAHVAGWRAVTDAVRAAGGRMFLQLQHGGRVGHPDTSGLTPVAPSPVALPETLHTPAGMRQAPVPREMSLRDVRDHVADFATAARRALEAGFEGVEVHSANGHLLHQFLSRNTNRRTDAYGGPVVNRVRFVAEVVHAVAREIGPDRVGLRISPGNTVNSIEEGDTEEIYPALVAALAGSRIAYLHIGYADPDQPVFQRIRKDWPGTLIANPVLPQDRIPEDGGLAASDRLLAAGADLIALGRPFLANPDLVHRLRTGAPVNQVRDAYLMYVGGATGYTDYPALAARHPGIPTAPAAGEAAVER, from the coding sequence ATGACGAACGCACCCGTATCCGCTTCTGCGAAGGCATCGGTCTTCGACCCCGCCGCGCTCGGTCCGCTCCGGCTCCCGAACCGTCTGGTGATGGCCCCGCTGACCCGTAACCGCGCGACGGCGGACGGGGTCCCCACTCCCCTGATGGTCACCTACTACGCCCAGCGCGCCACTGCCGGCCTGATCATCGCCGAGGCGTCCACCCCGAACGCGGTGGGCCAGACGTACCCGAACATCACCGCGATCCACCGCCCCGCCCATGTCGCCGGATGGCGGGCGGTCACCGACGCGGTACGGGCGGCGGGCGGGCGGATGTTCCTCCAGCTCCAGCACGGCGGACGTGTCGGCCACCCCGACACCAGCGGACTGACCCCGGTCGCGCCCTCGCCGGTGGCGCTCCCCGAAACCCTGCACACGCCCGCCGGGATGCGGCAGGCGCCCGTTCCGCGCGAGATGAGCCTCCGGGACGTCCGCGACCACGTCGCCGACTTCGCCACCGCAGCGCGCCGCGCCCTCGAAGCCGGCTTCGAAGGGGTGGAGGTCCACAGCGCCAACGGGCACCTGCTCCACCAGTTCCTCTCCCGGAACACCAACCGCCGTACCGACGCCTACGGCGGCCCGGTGGTGAACCGCGTCAGGTTCGTCGCCGAGGTGGTCCACGCCGTCGCCCGGGAGATCGGCCCCGACCGGGTCGGACTGCGCATCTCGCCCGGCAACACGGTGAACAGCATCGAGGAGGGCGACACCGAGGAGATCTACCCCGCGCTCGTCGCCGCCCTGGCCGGCAGCCGGATCGCCTATCTGCACATCGGTTACGCCGACCCGGACCAGCCCGTCTTCCAGCGCATCCGCAAGGACTGGCCCGGCACCCTGATCGCCAACCCGGTGCTCCCGCAGGACCGCATCCCCGAGGACGGCGGCCTCGCCGCGAGCGACCGCCTGCTCGCCGCCGGCGCCGACCTCATCGCCCTCGGCCGCCCGTTCCTCGCCAACCCCGACCTCGTCCACCGACTGCGCACCGGAGCACCGGTCAACCAGGTGCGGGACGCGTACCTGATGTACGTCGGCGGGGCGACCGGCTACACGGACTACCCGGCCCTGGCCGCCCGTCACCCCGGCATCCCCACCGCCCCGGCGGCGGGCGAGGCAGCCGTGGAGCGGTGA